The DNA region TGGACGTTGTATTTCCCTCCTCCACtctgcaatatatatatcctcaaaTATCAGCACAAAATACTTTCCTAAAATCATGTTTACCAACTAATCAAAACActaatatttgtttgtttaccAAGAAAACGACGTCCCTTGTAGCCATAGAAATGATATCAGCACAAGAGACAACCCCGGGACAGAACTTCTCTACTTGATCTTTTACTGCATCGATCACATCATACCCCCTCACACTTAGATTTGGTGGTGCAGTTTTCTCGCTGGAGCTCCCATCTAGCAGAATCGATGCATCACATCCCTTTTCATGCATGCCAAACACAATGTTAGTGATCATggtatatataaatttataacaaaagagaaaagataagataaaaataattagaagctGACATTGACAAAGCAGTCATGGAATTGCATGCGAATGAGGGCGGCGGCAATTGTAGGGTCCCCGAAAAACTTAGCCTTGACAACACTTGCTACAATAGTTTCCACATCTAGAAACCCACATTTTCCCCTGTAAAACCCCATCTGAAGTTCACCATAACACTCCCCCCCTGTGAAGCTCACAAAGATGATCATGAGCGCAAGGGCTAGTGCTTTGGGAgacattttcattaatttaattaattggaaGGGGATGAAACAAAAGAACATGTTTCTTTGCTATTTATAAGGAAGAGGATGCAGGGATGCATATGATGAATGGTTTGCACGATGGCAATAAGgaaatattttatgaattgTAAGATGTTTATGAGAATCTGCAAAGTCAAAGAAAATCATGGATCATACTGTCAACAGATCATGGAAACTGCAATTGCAACGACAGCTAGAAAAGTTTGCATCATGCAACAATTCTTGTTTATTTcaagagaaaattacagtttaccaccctaaagttgacagcgtttttcaattcaaacacctaagtttcaatttttgcaattcacccccacaaagttttaatttttttcaattcgaccaatattatcctaaaatttttatactgcccctaatttttattttatttttttatttaaaaaaaaaatgggttgcaaaaatggccaaaggggtggccataaataaaaaataaaaaattaggggcaatatgaaaagttttggatacaattggtcaaattgcaaaaatttgaaactttgggtggatggattgcaaaaattgaaactttggtgttcaaattgaaaaacgctgtcaactttagaaAAGTAAACCgtaatttttcattatttcaaaGTTTCCCGATGTTTTTTTCGTGCTTCTGTAGAGTTATCTTGTATACAAAATTGCCTCCAAGGAATGAATCTGCCGCtctgaacaaaaaaatattaattaaaaatcacgTTTGGATATACACATAGAATTTTACAGGATTTGATTCTCCTGGACACGAGATCTGAATGTCAATTATTCTAAAACGCGCGTACACAGCTATTCTGGCCCCTCAAAACCATTTGCAAACATGGAAACCGACTCAGTactgttgaaaacattttctggaATGGGAAAGTAAAAGgttattatagtttttttttttttttctaattaaaaatggTAGGCCGGGGACACCAATTGTGGTATAGCGTGACCCAGCTTCAGCAGAgcatcaatgaaaattcaaggcggctaatactaatcaagcaTATATGAGAATTCTCCATTATGAAGATTAGAACCCATACCCTAATATATGCCTTGatcacttgaaaattttcttgggTCATTGAACCATTACCACCCTTGATGGTAATGTTATTATAGATGAAGAGTGATCAAAGAGTTCTCTAGCTCGATATATCGTTGTGTAATATCACCATTCCTTAGACCCATTTGATCAACTTCACCATCTCATACCACCAAATTTAACATGGGTACATTGTAATTTTGGTCTAAGTTTAAAAGATAAGTGTAGTTTTCTCATATTCTAGATGGGTAACTATTCAATCAttgctttgttcttttttcttctcttttcttttttttaaagggaaaatattacatataattttaagtgcttactttttcttttcttttttttctttctttttttaatgttcgCACAAAAATGAatagagattcaaactagtgacattcgTTTTATTAGGTATAGTCTCAACTAATTGAACAACCTCTTAGAACAAGTGCTtactttttaatataataataaaaatcgtCATTGATATATCATAACTGATTAACCCgtccaaaatttaatgatgattttgacTATCATAACAATAAGTGCTTACTTGAAAGTGGgcatttttcttgtttaataTGCCCATGTTACATGTATGTTTATGTACTTTCTTCGTTTTGTGATTGCCTTGAGCGCCAAATTGGAAGgcttttgaaaattgaaatccaTACATTTTGACTCAACCCAACGCCAGCGGATTCCCGACAGCTACCACTCAATCCATACATTTTGTGATTGCCTTAAGCACATTGCTTTCGTTTTGCCATTCCAGTCGAAGTACCAATACTAACCCTCTACCTCTAGACTCTAGTGTACTAAAAAAACACAACATGCACATCCAAGGGTATTCTTGGCATTTCGCGATCGTTTATCCATCCACCCGCCGAACAAACCAAGCCAGAAAGCCCCCAGAAGATTCCACCTACCCGTCTCTTCCCTCCACTCCACTGTTAACTCGATTTCTGAACTGAGTAGTCAATttaagaagaagtagaagactGTAATTTCCTCCAACGAGTATGGGTAAAATGGTAAAATGGAGCTGGAGCTCAGCTCTGGTGGGAGCGGCGTCGGGTGTGGCAGCGACGGCTCTGATCTCGGCGAAGCCCAAGGACCCAACCTTCCATTTGATATCAATCAACCTCACAACCTTCAAGCTCAACCTCCCAGTCCTCGACGCCGAGCTCCTCCTCACCGTCCACGTCTCCAACCCCAACATCGTGCCGATCCACTACTCCTCCACCACCATGTCCATCTTCTACGAGGGCTCCTTGCTGGGCTCCGCCCAGGTGCAAGCGGGCTCCCAGGGGCCGCACTCCTGCCAGTTGCTCCGCCTTCCGGCTCGGCTCGACGGGCTCGAGCTGGCTCACCACGCGCCGCGCTTCATCGCCGACGTAGCCAGGCGCGAGATGGTGCTTGACGCCGTCGTGGACATCGCTGGTACGGCCAAGGTGTTGTGGTGGGACCACAAGTTCAAGGTCCGCGTGGAGAGTCGCGTGACCGTTGATCCGGTTTTCTTTGAAGTGATTGATCAGGATAATAAGTCTGAGATGGAGGTTTTTCCTGCTTGaagtttatgtttcttttttttttttaagtgaagtGTATGTTGTTTAGCAGAAGATGTAATTGATTTGATTGGTTATGAAATCAGTTTTTGGGCTTTCACAAATGATAAGATTAGCGTTTTGACTTTCTAGCTGTGTAAATTACTCCACCCATCCACTTCCTTAAAAGATAAATGCTCAGACTTTAGGTAATGGATGGTGATACatcatttgatttaaaaattgagaaacctTGCACTTTTACAACAGTAAATAAATCGTTTGTCACACTTGCTCAGTTACATCACCTTACATGTACATATCTCCATGTTAGCCTTACTCGATTTTAATTCATATTGTGGATGTCATCAAAATTATATCGTCCTTCCCTTCATGTTCCATTTATAAAATTGACAGAAGCATAAGTGGCCAAAAAGGATGGGGTGACACGTGCCAATatgtcaaaattaatatataatggCTCTCAAATTATCAGTCATTATCAGTCATTTAcaatttagccccctaatgtttaaaatgtaataaagtagcctcTCAAATTACCAACTAGTTACAATTTGACCACTCTGTTAGTCGGTACcattaaaatggatgaaaaatacaaaacgacatcgttttgtttaggttaaattactaaaataccatttttagAAACTcataactcaatttaaaaaagcCCCCAAACGATGTCTGTggcttgaaaaagaaaaaaaaaaaacccccttAATACCCTAATCCCAAAGTagcttcatcttcttctccacttccCTTCTCCATGCAGCAGCCCAACCcgaaaatcaagtaaaccagCTTAATCCCTTATCTTTTTAACAACCCCATGGCATCATAACCCCATTACTTTAAAATAAgacaaagagaagaaagaacTAAGAAGTAGcggagaaaagagaaggaaagaaacaaaaagatgagaaagagaaacagaggaagagagggaattgatttttaattaatttgtgttcaactttatatataataaaataaataaataaattattgacctCTGACCCAAAATCTTAGCTCTACTCTGCTACTAACAATATCCATTCAATTTGAAGCTTGATTTTgcattgagaaataaaaataaaaaaataaaaaattgggtgaTGATAAGCTTgattttctctttgttcttaACTCCAGACGATCATGGGTTTTGGGTTGTGGTTTTCagattttggttgtttgttcTGTTTTCGTCGAATTTGGCTTCAACTCCTCCGTTGATTTTGAGTTGACGAATGAAAGTGGCTTGAGCATCTCGATGAGGTTTACCAATTACAAGTTTGAAGTGGCGTTTGGGTGGAAGATATTATGAAATCTATACCGATTAGATTGAGTTTGAACAGAAATTTGACaaagaagaaggggaagaagaAGGGAATTGGAGAAGAAGACAAAGCTCAGCGTGTTTAGGGACTAGGGTATTAAACACTTACCAAAAGGGCACCGTTTTGGTAGGTgcaagggatttttttttttttaaaagggcgCCGTTCTGGTGGAACAGGATTTCTTTTCAAACAGCTTACGGCGTTTGTGggttttaatttgatttgattttttaccCTAAAAgagcattttagtaacttaaccttgccaaatCGACCACGTCGTATGAAATTTTACATCCATtttgacggtgttgactaaCAAAGTAGCTAAATTAtaactggttggtagtttgagagactattttattacattttaaacatttaaagtcTAAATTGCAAATAACTGATAGTTTGGAgaccattttatattttttcctaaaaaaataaaaaaaaaaaagaaaaactaaaaaaacttattttaaaacaaaatgggaAGGAATGGCTTTCGCCAAAATGAGATAATTTAAATCGATATAACGAACTATAGAGTAGCCAAACTGCcctaaataacaaaataaagtgACCGAAACCAACCCTATTGGCCTACAGCCACCGCCAAAACCGgcggttgggggtggtttaAGAAAATATGGtgtaatttgatttttgttttggcaGGACCAAAAGCAGCCATTTAAGAAAAAAGCCCGCAGAATTAGAACACCATCATCCTCCTCCGTACGATTGGAATAAATTGTACAATCATTTCGCGTGTTGAAACCAAAGTTGAGATGCACGCCTCAGCCTCACTCCACCGCTCAATTTAAATCATCGACGCGTGAATCAGTGATAAAAGTAGTAAAGGTAGGATTGAGTACTGTAGGATCAGTATTATTACTATTTGCTACAACAATGGTTTGTTAGTTactcaattataattaattaattattgaattcgATTATCAACTTATTACGAACAACTATCAATAATTTCAAGTTCCATATCCAATGATGTCATCATAAAACACGACAGGATGAATACAAATGGTGTAAACATACGTGTCAATAGTTCTTGTCCCCATAAAGGAAAATATTAGGTGTTTTTCTGATGTCTTCTTAAttgtaatgtgacttttaaaatcaccaatagattaaaagtcaataatgataatcttaaattcaacgataattttaaaaatcacatcacaattgggaggacaccaagagaacattagaagaacaccTGACATTTCTCATCATTTattgtggggtttttttttttttttttttttttttttttaaattcatggGTATGCCTATGTAACAAAGCTATTTTTAggtataaattttaaataaaaaattaggaaaaattacagtttaccctcccaaaattgacagcgtttttcaattcgaacaccaaagtttcaatttttgcaatctacccccccaaagtttcaattttttgcaatttgaccaattgtatccaaaacttcccatattgcccctaatttttatttttttattttttataaaaaaaatttaaaaaaaatctgggGTGGCTATGGCCACCCTTCTGGCCTTTTGGTcatttggtcatttttgcacccccaaatttttttttttttttcataaaaaataataataaatcatggGCAATCtggaaattttgagataatattggtcaaattgaaaaaaaaaaaaaaaaaaaaaaaaaaaagaactttgtgggaatgaattgcaaaaattaaaattttgaagttcaaattaaaaaatgttgtcaactttgaagggtaaattgtaatttttccaaaaaaattatgaaaaaaaaaagttaagaaaacaaaaggctgAGTTGTTGTGCTTATTGCTTAACAAATACTGAAAGTTTGGTATGGTAAAGTAGAATTATAGCCACCCAccttaaataaattataaagtgAGGAAagtcttttgtttttcatccataaccaacaacaaaacagagacagaaagagagaaattgaaagaaaaagagacaGAAAGATTga from Corylus avellana chromosome ca10, CavTom2PMs-1.0 includes:
- the LOC132164414 gene encoding uncharacterized protein LOC132164414, encoding MGKMVKWSWSSALVGAASGVAATALISAKPKDPTFHLISINLTTFKLNLPVLDAELLLTVHVSNPNIVPIHYSSTTMSIFYEGSLLGSAQVQAGSQGPHSCQLLRLPARLDGLELAHHAPRFIADVARREMVLDAVVDIAGTAKVLWWDHKFKVRVESRVTVDPVFFEVIDQDNKSEMEVFPA